Proteins from one Panicum virgatum strain AP13 chromosome 7K, P.virgatum_v5, whole genome shotgun sequence genomic window:
- the LOC120642222 gene encoding tubulin-folding cofactor B-like isoform X2, giving the protein MASSKLQLPADDSVLLLVTHSNLSTFAADIRVSQQTTVEALKDKLWRKTGTAVASMRLQLRDDTGVNLADLDDDAAPLAAYGPYNGCRIHVLDLDPSSLTSGGWLEDTSLVDKYKMSDEAYDKLHTNFRKFKEKMTPKTPTSESEDNKQQLEKHMEELCSKIKVGDRCEVEPGAKRGTVKFVGRAEALGRGFWVGVQYDEPLGKHDGMVKGIRFFECPQGHGAIVRPKKVKVGDYPERDPFEEEEI; this is encoded by the exons ATGGCGTCGTCCAAGCTGCAGCTTCCGGCGGACGACAGCGTCCTCCTGCTCGTCACCCACTCCAATCTCTCCACCTTCGCGGCAGACATCCGCGTCTCGCAACAG ACCACCGTCGAGGCGCTCAAGGACAAGCTCTGGCGCAAGACCGGCaccgccgtcgcctccatgcGCCTCCAGCTCCGCGACGACACCGGCGTCAACCTCGCCGACCTCGATGATGACGCCGCGCCCCTCGCAGCCTACGGCCCATACAACGGCTGCCGGATCCATGTCCTCGATCTCGATCCTTCCTCACTCACCTCTGGTGGCTGGTTGGAAGACACCTCCCTTGTTGACAAGTACAAAATGTCCGATGAAGCATACGACAAGCTCCACA CTAACTTTCGAAAATTTAAAGAAAAGATGACCCCGAAAACCCCCACATCAGAGTCAGAGGATAATAAACAA CAATTAGAAAAGCACATGGAGGAATTGTGCTCCAAAATCAAG GTGGGAGATAGATGTGAAGTTGAGCCAGGTGCCAAGAGGGGCACTGTCAAATTCGTTGGCAGAGCTGAAGCTCTTGGACGTGGATTCTGGGTTGGTGTGCAATATGATGAGCCACTTGGAAAGCACGATGGCAT GGTGAAAGGCATTCGCTTCTTTGAGTGCCCTCAAGGTCATGGGGCAATTGTGAGACCAAAGAAAGTAAAG GTTGGAGACTACCCAGAGAGAGACCCATTCGAAGAAGAGGAGATATAG
- the LOC120642222 gene encoding tubulin-folding cofactor B-like isoform X1, which produces MTTVEALKDKLWRKTGTAVASMRLQLRDDTGVNLADLDDDAAPLAAYGPYNGCRIHVLDLDPSSLTSGGWLEDTSLVDKYKMSDEAYDKLHTNFRKFKEKMTPKTPTSESEDNKQQLEKHMEELCSKIKVGDRCEVEPGAKRGTVKFVGRAEALGRGFWVGVQYDEPLGKHDGMVKGIRFFECPQGHGAIVRPKKVKVGDYPERDPFEEEEI; this is translated from the exons ATG ACCACCGTCGAGGCGCTCAAGGACAAGCTCTGGCGCAAGACCGGCaccgccgtcgcctccatgcGCCTCCAGCTCCGCGACGACACCGGCGTCAACCTCGCCGACCTCGATGATGACGCCGCGCCCCTCGCAGCCTACGGCCCATACAACGGCTGCCGGATCCATGTCCTCGATCTCGATCCTTCCTCACTCACCTCTGGTGGCTGGTTGGAAGACACCTCCCTTGTTGACAAGTACAAAATGTCCGATGAAGCATACGACAAGCTCCACA CTAACTTTCGAAAATTTAAAGAAAAGATGACCCCGAAAACCCCCACATCAGAGTCAGAGGATAATAAACAA CAATTAGAAAAGCACATGGAGGAATTGTGCTCCAAAATCAAG GTGGGAGATAGATGTGAAGTTGAGCCAGGTGCCAAGAGGGGCACTGTCAAATTCGTTGGCAGAGCTGAAGCTCTTGGACGTGGATTCTGGGTTGGTGTGCAATATGATGAGCCACTTGGAAAGCACGATGGCAT GGTGAAAGGCATTCGCTTCTTTGAGTGCCCTCAAGGTCATGGGGCAATTGTGAGACCAAAGAAAGTAAAG GTTGGAGACTACCCAGAGAGAGACCCATTCGAAGAAGAGGAGATATAG
- the LOC120642220 gene encoding uncharacterized protein LOC120642220, whose amino-acid sequence MILRSDMGLKEQHPQPNTTDQTDAVNSPTADDHHNPAIPRVSSCSTDKDSGLSLCRVCHCVEPDFRGESALGFLGIVPPSAPRTNNDATKTSTSKDAITGPKDGTNAPRFVEFISPEGEIFVRATDVESGPLHQQDHLVDLGCSCKNELALAHYACALKWFISHGSTVCEICGSISANVRPDDFNKVLASLKDYEALRERTSTGELSYLQHVADTGVDPDAVAAIRRQRLSEISSWFNPHNSHMAVSQGHVDQPPLSPSNNSVLEQSIVAARRVHTRWSLESTGVLVAIGLAVIVLAWLVAPHVGKKTAVIGLHLLLGGLCALTLVISLRFVFPRIQYGSMQYWAILFVSWFLVFGVWASRTRSIRTS is encoded by the exons ATGATCCTTCGATCCGACATGGGCCTCAAGGAACAGCATCCGCAACCCAACACCACTGATCAAACTGATGCCGTCAACTCGCCTACTGCTGATGACCACCACAACCCGGCCATCCCCCGTGTATCAAGCTGCAGCACCGATAAGGATTCTGGCCTTTCACTTTGCCGGGTCTGTCATTGTGTCGAGCCTGATTTCAGAGGTGAGTCTGCCCTAGGTTTCTTGGGCATTGTGCCGCCTTCCGCCCCAAGGACCAACAATGACGCTACCAAGACTTCCACCAGCAAGGATGCCATCACTGGGCCAAAGGATGGAACCAATGCTCCCAGGTTTGTTGAGTTTATAAGCCCCGAGGGCGAGATATTCGTACGTGCTACTGACGTCGAATCAGGCCCCCTGCACCAACAAGATCATCTTGTGGATCTAGGCTGTTCCTGCAAGAACGAGCTTGCCCTTGCGCATTATGCCTGTGCATTGAAGTGGTTCATCAGCCATGGATCCACTGTGTGCGAGATATGTGGAAGTATTTCTGCAAATGTAAGGCCCGACGACTTCAACAAGGTCCTCGCGTCCTTGAAGGATTATGAAGCTCTCAGGGAAAGGACATCTACAGGGGAACTCTCATACTTGCAGCATGTGGCAGACACAGGTGTTGACCCAGATGCTGTTGCAGCAATACGAAGGCAGCGGCTTAGTGAGATATCATCTTGGTTCAATCCTCATAACTCTCACATGGCTGTCTCTCAAGGGCACGTTGATCAGCCACCACTTAGTCCAAGCAATAATTCTGTACTGGAGCAAAGTATTGTGGCAGCGAGGCGGGTACATACAAGATGGAGTTTGGAGAGTACTGGAGTTCTTGTTGCTATTGGCCTAGCTGTCATTGTTCTTGCGTGGCTGGTTGCTCCACATGTTGGCAAG AAAACTGCTGTAATTGGTCTTCACTTGCTTCTTGGAGGTTTATGCGCGTTGACTCTAGTGATATCCCTGAGATTT GTTTTCCCAAGAATCCAGTATGGGTCTATGCAATATTGGGCAATCTTGTTTGTGTCCTGGTTTCTTGTGTTTGGTGTTTGGGCCTCACGAACTCGCAGCATACGCACCTCATGA